In one window of Oryza sativa Japonica Group chromosome 9, ASM3414082v1 DNA:
- the LOC4347233 gene encoding aspartic proteinase nepenthesin-1, with protein sequence MRGVSVVLVLIACWLCGCPVAGEAAFAGDIRVDLTHVDAGKELPKRELIRRAMQRSKARAAALSVVRNGGGFYGSIAQAREREREPGMAVRASGDLEYVLDLAVGTPPQPITALLDTGSDLIWTQCDTCTACLRQPDPLFSPRMSSSYEPMRCAGQLCGDILHHSCVRPDTCTYRYSYGDGTTTLGYYATERFTFASSSGETQSVPLGFGCGTMNVGSLNNASGIVGFGRDPLSLVSQLSIRRFSYCLTPYASSRKSTLQFGSLADVGLYDDATGPVQTTPILQSAQNPTFYYVAFTGVTVGARRLRIPASAFALRPDGSGGVIIDSGTALTLFPVAVLAEVVRAFRSQLRLPFANGSSPDDGVCFAAPAVAAGGGRMARQVAVPRMVFHFQGADLDLPRENYVLEDHRRGHLCVLLGDSGDDGATIGNFVQQDMRVVYDLERETLSFAPVEC encoded by the coding sequence ATGCGGGGGGTTTCGGTGGTGCTCGTGCTGATAGCTTGTTGGCTGTGTGGCTGTCCGGTGGCCGGCGAGGCAGCCTTCGCCGGCGACATCCGTGTCGACCTGACGCATGTCGACGCCGGGAAGGAGCTGCCGAAGCGCGAGCTGATCCGGCGAGCCATGCAGCGGAGcaaggcgagggcggcggcgctgtccgtggtgaggaacggcggcgggttCTACGGCAGCATCGCGCAGGcgagggagcgggagcgggagcctGGCATGGCGGTGCGCGCGTCGGGCGACCTCGAGTACGTGCTCGACCTCGCCGTcggcacgccgccgcagccCATCACGGCGCTGCTGGACACCGGCAGCGACCTCATCTGGACGCAGTGCGACACGTGCACGGCCTGCCTCCGGCAGCCCGACCCGCTCTTCTCCCCCCGGATGTCGTCGTCGTACGAGCCCATGCGGTGCGCCGGCCAGCTCTGCGGCGACATCCTGCACCACAGCTGCGTGAGGCCCGACACCTGCACCTACCGGTACAGCTACGGCGACGGCACGACGACGCTGGGGTACTATGCCACCGAGCGGTTCACCTTCGCGTCGTCGTCCGGCGAGACGCAGTCCGTGCCGCTCGGGTTCGGCTGCGGCACGATGAACGTCGGCAGCCTGAACAACGCCTCCGGGATCGTCGGCTTCGGCCGCGACCCGCTGTCGCTCGTGTCGCAGCTCTCCATCCGGCGATTCTCCTACTGCCTCACGCCGTACGCCAGCAGCAGGAAGAGCACCCTCCAGTTCGGGTCCCTCGCCGACGTCGGCCTCTACGACGACGCCACGGGCCCCGTCCAGACCACGCCGATCCTGCAGAGCGCCCAGAACCCGACCTTCTACTACGTCGCGTTCACCGGCGTCACGGTCGGCGCGAGGCGGCTGCGGATCCCGGCGTCGGCGTTCGCGCTGCGCCCCGACGGCTCCGGCGGGGTGATCATCGACTCCGGCACGGCGCTCACGCTGTTCCCGGTGGCGGTGCTCGCCGAGGTGGTGCGCGCCTTCCGGTCGCAGCTGAGGCTGCCGTTCGCCAACGGGAGCAGCCCCGACGACGGCGTGTGCTTCGCGGcgccggccgtggcggcgggcggcgggaggatgGCGCGGCAGGTGGCGGTGCCGAGGATGGTGTTCCACTTCCAGGGCGCCGACCTCGACCTGCCGCGGGAGAACTACGTCCTGGAGGATCACCGGAGGGGGCACCTGTGCGTCCTCCTCGGCgactccggcgacgacggcgcgacgaTCGGCAACTTCGTGCAGCAGGACATGCGCGTGGTGTACGACCTGGAGCGGGAGACGTTGTCGTTCGCCCCGGTGGAGTGCTGA
- the LOC4347234 gene encoding beta-1,3-galactosyltransferase 7, with product MKPKNGGAAADRRLPPRWILLCAFSFGLGMLFSDQFGSVPEWQKPLAAQRRVQDRKLQILDEDFVAKPKPTDDRDVMSEVTKTHEAIQYLDKSIATLQMELAGKRSTLELLGNGNGISQQRKKAFVVIGINTAFSSRKRRDSVRQTWMPQGEELKKLEEEKGIIIRFMIGHSATSNNVLDKEIDAEDAAHHDFLRLDHVEGYHELSAKTKIFFSTAVALWDADFYVKVDDDVHVNLGMLITTLGRHKLKPRVYIGCMKSGPVLADKNVKYHEPEFWKFGEDGNKYFRHATGQIYAISKDLATYISINRPILHKYANEDVSLGAWFIGLDVEHIDDRDMCCGTPPDCEWKAQAGNICVASFDWKCSGVCNPVERLKYVHSRCSEGDDAIWSASF from the exons atgaagcccaagaacggcggcgcggccgcggacAGGAGGCTGCCGCCGAGGTGGATACTCCTCTGCGCGTTCAGCTTCGGCCTCGGCATGCTGTTCTCCGACCA GTTTGGATCGGTGCCGGAGTGGCAGAAACCGTTGGCGGCGCAGCGCCGGGTGCAGGACAGGAAGCTGCAGATCCTTGATGAAGATTTTGTTGCCAAGCCG AAACCAACGGACGACAGAGACGTGATGAGCGAAGTAACAAAGACTCATGAAGCCATACA ATATCTAGATAAGTCCATTGCCACTCTACAAATGGAGCTGGCAGGTAAGCGCAGCACACTCGAGCTACTTGGCAATGGAAATGGTATAAGCCAGCAAAGGAAGAAAGCTTTTGTAGTGATTGGGATCAACACTGCATTCAGTAGCAGGAAGCGTCGGGATTCTGTTCGGCAGACCTGGATGCCTCAAG GTGAGGAACTCAAGAAATTGGAAGAGGAGAAGGGAATCATCATTCGGTTTATGATAGGACATAG TGCTACGTCAAACAATGTGCTTGATAAAGAAATAGACGCAGAGGATGCCGCTCATCATGATTTTCTTAGGCTG GACCATGTTGAAGGGTATCACGAGCTATCTGCAAAGACCAAGATATTCTTTTCCACTGCTGTGGCATTATGGGATGCTGATTTCTATGTCAAGGTGGATGATGATGTTCATGTCAACCTTG GAATGCTGATCACAACCCTTGGTCGGCATAAATTGAAACCCCGGGTTTATATTGGGTGCATGAAATCAGGACCAGTTCTTGCTGACAA AAATGTGAAATACCACGAGCCTGAGTTCTGGAAGTTTGGCGAAGACGGGAACAAGTATTTCCGCCATGCCACTGGGCAGATATATGCCATCTCAAAGGACCTTGCCACATACATCTCGATCAACCG GCCTATATTGCACAAATATGCAAACGAAGACGTTTCACTTGGCGCATGGTTTATCGGTTTAGACGTGGAGCACATTGACGACAGAGACATGTGCTGTGGAACACCACCAG ACTGCGAATGGAAAGCGCAAGCAGGAAATATTTGTGTTGCATCATTCGACTGGAAGTGTAGTGGGGTCTGCAATCCAGTTGAAAGGTTGAAGTATGTGCACTCGAGATGCAGTGAAGGAGATGATGCAATTTGGAGCGCTTCATTCTGA
- the LOC4347235 gene encoding uncharacterized protein, which yields MENLALLWGIIGPGVAGAVFGAGWWFWVDAVVCSSVQVSFLHYLPGIFASLAALMFNAVNKDEIGYDYYSPYGDDSEWRVKLWLFVAYVVSFVCLAGSVGMLVQDALTDKGPSVWTGVAGVLQCVLVLISGLIYWTCHSED from the exons ATGGAGAATCTTGCGCTGCTTTGGGGGATCATCGGGCCGGGAGTCGCCGGTGCGGTCTTCGGCGCCGGGTGGTGGTTCTGGGTCGACGCCGTCGTCTGCAGCTCCGTCCAGGTCTCCTTCCTCCACTACCTACCCG GGATATTCGCGTCGCTGGCCGCGCTCATGTTCAACGCCGTGAACAAGGATGAGATCGGATACGACTATTACTCGCCCTACGGGGACGATTCCGAGTGGAG GGTGAAGCTTTGGCTTTTTGTGGCGTATGTTGTCTCTTTCGTCTGCCTAGCTGGATCAGTGGGTATGTTGGTGCAAGATGCCTTGACAGACAAAGGCCCTTCTGTGTGGACTGGTGTTGCTGGTGTTCTGCAATGTGTTCTTGTATTGATAAG TGGGTTGATATATTGGACGTGTCACTCTGAGGACTAA